DNA from bacterium HR11:
CGTTTTCCCGGATGGGAGCAGCATTTCTCCTAACCGAACAGCTCTGATAAGACAGCCGACCCGCCGGGGTCCACCCCGGACGGGACACGCGCCTACGGCCCATCGGACGTGCAAGTTCGATGCCGCTGACCCGTCCGACGGTCCGACCCCGGGGCCGTTTGGCTTCCTGACCGAACCCGTTTACCGTATATCGAAGACGACGGATTCGCCCCGGAGGCTCTATGGCGTGGTACGGCTGGGCCGGACTGGGCGTGATCGTCCTCGCCAAGGTCGTCCGCTGGGTCGGTGCCCGCTACGGCGTCCTGCCGACCCTCCACCGATGGGTCGCCACGTGGTTTACGCCCATCGTCTGGTGGGGCTACATCCTGTTTCTGGACGCCTGGCTGGCCCGCCGGACGCGTCGGTCCTTCATCCGGGACTTCCCCGGCGAGTTCGTCTTCATGCTCGTCGCCTCCAACGTATGCTGGCTGATTTTTGAGGACTACAACCTGCTCCTGCGGAATTGGGTCTACCTGAACCTCCCGGAGAGTATCGTCGAGGAGTGGGTCGGCTCCTTTTTTGCGTATGCGACCATCTTCCCGGGCATCTTCTGGACGGCCTCGGCCATCGCCCAGCTTTTGGACCTACCCCTGCTGGCCGTTGCTCGGCCCCTGTCGGTGCGGGCCCGACGGCTGTCGATCGGCCTCGGCCTGGCGATGCTCCTGGGGCCCCTGGTCGCCCCGGGCCGGTATCGACCCTACCTGTTCGCCCCCGTGTGGCTGGGCTTTATCTTCCTGCTCGATCCCATCAACGAGCGGCTCGGCGGGGTCTCGCTCCTGGCCCAGGCGAAGGCCCGGAATTTCCAGTGGGTCGGGACGCTCCTGGCGGCCGGCTACGTTTGCGGATTCCTCTGGGAGTACTGGAATTCCTGGGCCGAGACGCGATGGATTTACACGATTCCGTTCCCGGCGGTCTTTCGCATCTTCGAGATGCCCGTCCTGGGCTTTCTGGGCTTCGGCCCCTTCGCCCTGGAGTGCTTCTGCATGTACGAGACGTGCCGCCTCGTCTGGCGGCGGGCGTTCCGGCGGCCCCGGATGGCCGAGACATTCCTGACGGGGGCCTCGGTGCGGTCCCTGGTCTGGCATTGAGGGGGGCTTCGGGGCGGGGGCCGGTTGGAAGTTCAAGGCCGGACCGGCGGGGCTTGACAGGTGGTCCGCCCTGCTTTATATTTTAAGGCTAAACATTCTTGAGTCCCCCCTACTCAATGCCACTCGGGAGGTGGTCTATGGCGTGGCAGTTGCGTCCCCTTTATGATCGGGTCGTCGCCAAGCGCATCGAGCCCAAAGAGGAAGTGCGGGGCGGGATCATCATTCCCGACGTGGCCCGGGAGAAGCCGATGCTGGCGGAAGTCGTCGCCGTCGGGACGGGTCGGGTCCTGGAGAACGGCAAGGTCCTTCCCTTAGACGTCCAGCCCGGCCAGAAGGTCCTGATCGGCAAGTACGCTGGCTCGGAGATCAAGATCGACGGCGTCGAGTATGTGATCTTGCGGGAGGACGAGATCCTGGGCGTCGTCGTGGAGGAGTGAAAGTGGGTCCCGACCCCGACGCGGGGCGGGGACGACCCGACCGGGTCGAGCCTGCTAATCGTGAAAGACCCCATCTTCCCTTCCATCGTCACGACGGGATAGGGGTCTTCGGTAAGCGGGGGCCTGAACCTTCGACACCGAAGACCGAATTCTGAAAATATCTTACCCACGGTTGCCATTGGAGGAGGACCGACCATGGCGAAGGACATTCGCTACGGAGATGATGCCCGGCAGGCGATCCTTCGCGGCGTCAATAAGCTGGCCAACGCCGTGAAGGTCACGCTGGGCCCGAAGGGCCGCAACGTGATCCTGGAGAAGAAGTTTGGTTCCCCGGTCATCACCAAGGACGGCGTGACCGTCGCCAAGGAGATCGAGCTGAAGGACCCCTGGGAGAATATGGGGGCCCAGATGGTTCGGGAGGTGGCCAGCAAGACGAGTGACGTCGCTGGGGACGGGACGACGACGGCGACGATCTTAGCCCAGGCCATCTTCCGGGAGGGTCTCCGGCATGTCGCCGCCGGGGCCAACCCGATGGAGGTCCTGCGGGGGATCCAGAAGGGCGTCGAGGTCGTCGTCGAGGAGATCAAGAAAATGGCTACGCCCGTGAAGGGCCAAGCCATCGCCCAGGTCGGTGCCATCGCCGCTAACAACGACATGGAGATCGGGGAGATCATCGCTCAGGCGATGGAGAAGGTCGGCAAGGACGGCGTCATCACCGTCGAGGAGGCGAAGGGTCTCGAGACGACCCTAGAAGTCGTCGAGGGGATGCAGTTCGACCGTGGTTACCTGTCCCCCTACTTCATCACGGACCCCGAGCGGATGGAGTGCGTCCTGGAGGATGCTTACATCCTGATTCATGAAAAGAAGATCAGCGCCATCAAGGAACTCCTGCCTGTCCTGGAGCAGGTCGCCCGTTCCGGCAAGCCCCTGCTGGTCATCGCCGAGGACGTCGAGGGCGAAGCCCTGGCGACGTTGGTCGTCAACAAGCTCCGGGGCGTCCTGAACTGCTGTGCCGTCAAGGCGCCGGGCTTTGGTGAGCGGCGGAAGGAGATGCTCCGGGACATCGCCATCCTGACGGGCGGCAAGGTCATCTCCGAGGACCTGGGCATCAAGCTCGAGAACGTCCGTCTGGACGACCTCGGCCGGGCCAAGAAGGTCGTCGTCGACAAGGACAACACGACGATCATCGAGGGCTACGGCAAGCCCGAGGACATCGAGGCCCGCGTCAAGCAGATCCGCAAGCAGATCGAGGAGGCGACGTCCGACTACGACCGGGAGAAGCTCCAGGAGCGGCTGGCCAAGCTCGTCGGTGGGGTCGCCGTCATCCGGGTCGGGGCCGCCACCGAGGCCGAAATGAAGGAAAAGAAGGCCCGTATCGAGGACGCCATGCATGCGACGAAGGCGGCCGTCGAGGAGGGCATCGTCCCCGGCGGCGGGGTCGCCTACCTGCGGGCGTCCTTTGCGTTGGACAAGCTGAACCTGGATGGCGACCAGCAGATCGGCGTCCAGATCCTCAAGCGGGCTCTCGAGGAACCCCTCCGGCAGATCGCCAGCAACGCCGGTTGGGAGGGCTCCATCGTCCTCGAGAAGGTCAAGGCCTCGGACAACCCCAACTACGGGTTCAACGCCCTGACCGAACAGTTTGAAGACCTCGTCGAGTCGGGCGTCATCGACCCGGCGAAGGTCTGTCGTGTGGCCGTCCAGAATGCGGCCAGTGTCGCCAGCCTTCTCCTGACGACGGAGGCCCTCGTCAGCGAGGTCCCCGAGAAGAAGGAAGAGGCCGAAGAAGCGGCCATGCCTGAATACTAATTCCTCCTATCCCCCGCTACGGGTCCGGTCCCACGGACCCGTAGCGTTACCCCACTCTTTAGACCACGGACCATAGACCGTGGACCTTGGACCCATAGACCTTGGCCGCCCGGCCGCCTCGGGTCTCCATTCTCCTTTTGAGGGGTTGCGGTTTTCAAAGCCTCATGCCCCATGATTCCCTATCCCCTCCTTTCGGCCGGCCCAGTCAGGCTTCCGGGCCAGGTACAGGGTCGCCACGCCGCCGGCCAGGGGTCGTAGCGTCGTCGGCTGGAAGCCGGCCTGCGTCAACCATGCCTGGAGGGCCTCGTAGTGAGGGAAGGCCTGAATGCTCTGCCGCAGGTACTCATAGGGCGCCCGGTGACCCGTGATCCATCCGCCCAGGACGGGCAAGACCCGGTTCAGGTAAAGGCTGAAGGCCCATCGCCAGGGCCGCCATCGGGGCAGGGTAAACTCCAAGACGGCGAGCCATCCGCCGGGTTGCAGGACTCGGAAGAACTCCCGGAGTCCTTCGAGGGGGTCCGTCAGGTTCCGCAGGCCGAAGGCGATCGTCACGGCGTCGAAGGCGTCGGCCCGGAAGGGGAGCCGCAGGGCGTCAGCCTCGACCCAGGCGACGGCCACGCCTCGCCGCCGGGCCTTGTGACGGGCGAGGGTCAGCATCGGCCGGCTGAAGTCGAGGCCGACCCGGAGACCCAAGGGCCGTCGAAAGCATAAGAGGGAATCCCCACTGCCGGTGCACACGTCGAGGACGGCGGCGTCGGCGTCGAGGGGCAGACTGCGGGCCATCGTTCGCCGCCACCGGAGGTCGAGACCCAAGCTCAACCAGCGGTTGGCCCGGTCGTAGCGGGCGGCGATGGTATCGAACATCTCTCGAATTTC
Protein-coding regions in this window:
- the menG gene encoding Demethylmenaquinone methyltransferase, whose protein sequence is MGRALEIREMFDTIAARYDRANRWLSLGLDLRWRRTMARSLPLDADAAVLDVCTGSGDSLLCFRRPLGLRVGLDFSRPMLTLARHKARRRGVAVAWVEADALRLPFRADAFDAVTIAFGLRNLTDPLEGLREFFRVLQPGGWLAVLEFTLPRWRPWRWAFSLYLNRVLPVLGGWITGHRAPYEYLRQSIQAFPHYEALQAWLTQAGFQPTTLRPLAGGVATLYLARKPDWAGRKEGIGNHGA
- the groS1 gene encoding 10 kDa chaperonin 1, whose translation is MAWQLRPLYDRVVAKRIEPKEEVRGGIIIPDVAREKPMLAEVVAVGTGRVLENGKVLPLDVQPGQKVLIGKYAGSEIKIDGVEYVILREDEILGVVVEE
- the groL gene encoding 60 kDa chaperonin; the protein is MAKDIRYGDDARQAILRGVNKLANAVKVTLGPKGRNVILEKKFGSPVITKDGVTVAKEIELKDPWENMGAQMVREVASKTSDVAGDGTTTATILAQAIFREGLRHVAAGANPMEVLRGIQKGVEVVVEEIKKMATPVKGQAIAQVGAIAANNDMEIGEIIAQAMEKVGKDGVITVEEAKGLETTLEVVEGMQFDRGYLSPYFITDPERMECVLEDAYILIHEKKISAIKELLPVLEQVARSGKPLLVIAEDVEGEALATLVVNKLRGVLNCCAVKAPGFGERRKEMLRDIAILTGGKVISEDLGIKLENVRLDDLGRAKKVVVDKDNTTIIEGYGKPEDIEARVKQIRKQIEEATSDYDREKLQERLAKLVGGVAVIRVGAATEAEMKEKKARIEDAMHATKAAVEEGIVPGGGVAYLRASFALDKLNLDGDQQIGVQILKRALEEPLRQIASNAGWEGSIVLEKVKASDNPNYGFNALTEQFEDLVESGVIDPAKVCRVAVQNAASVASLLLTTEALVSEVPEKKEEAEEAAMPEY